The following coding sequences are from one Arcobacter nitrofigilis DSM 7299 window:
- a CDS encoding nucleotidyltransferase domain-containing protein, giving the protein MDAKLYDNSFYKKRKETSEHKIQLLKDEMDKKFCSDVTIFVVGSLGREEVGENSDLDLFIFAKKEIPRLEQYKIFVKLQEINEKLGFPEFSNDGQFLNIHTVENLKKHTGSPNDDSENLFTARMLMLLESKVVFNEKLFDEILNDIIQNYLRDSEKNDNFVPFFLLNDILRYWRTLCLNYEAIRHDDERPWRKKNVNLKYSRMLTVFSTVLSLIVTKDITKEKIFSICKKTPLERIIYSLEIINDDSLNKEFDNILNFYKIFLEAKEQTNIEKDVAIKMLLNTNAEKFSDIITSFLNNEKIDKKLRKFLVV; this is encoded by the coding sequence ATGGATGCAAAATTATATGATAATAGTTTTTATAAAAAAAGAAAAGAAACTTCAGAACATAAAATTCAATTGTTAAAAGATGAAATGGATAAAAAATTCTGTAGTGATGTTACTATTTTTGTTGTTGGTTCATTAGGAAGAGAAGAGGTTGGAGAAAATTCAGATTTAGATTTATTTATCTTTGCCAAAAAAGAAATTCCAAGATTGGAACAATACAAAATATTTGTTAAACTTCAAGAAATAAATGAAAAATTAGGTTTTCCTGAATTTAGTAATGATGGTCAGTTTTTAAATATCCACACGGTTGAAAATTTGAAAAAGCATACTGGTTCTCCAAATGATGATTCTGAAAATTTATTTACTGCAAGAATGTTAATGCTACTAGAAAGTAAAGTTGTATTTAATGAAAAACTATTTGATGAAATTTTAAATGACATAATCCAAAATTATTTAAGAGATAGTGAAAAAAATGATAATTTTGTACCGTTTTTCTTATTAAATGATATTTTAAGATATTGGAGAACACTTTGTTTAAATTATGAAGCAATTAGACATGATGATGAAAGACCATGGAGAAAAAAGAATGTAAATTTAAAATATAGTAGAATGCTAACAGTTTTTTCAACTGTTCTTTCTTTAATTGTGACAAAAGATATAACAAAAGAAAAGATTTTTTCAATCTGTAAAAAGACGCCTTTAGAAAGAATCATATATTCATTGGAAATAATTAATGATGATTCATTAAATAAAGAATTTGACAATATTTTAAATTTTTATAAAATATTTTTAGAAGCAAAAGAGCAAACTAATATTGAAAAAGATGTAGCTATTAAAATGTTATTAAATACAAATGCCGAAAAATTTTCAGATATAATAACATCTTTCTTAAATAATGAGAAGATTGATAAAAAACTTAGAAAATTTTTGGTGGTATAG
- a CDS encoding CBASS cGAMP-activated phospholipase, with the protein MDNNFRVLAIDGGGIRGIFSAIILKEIEDKFKIKIYEHFDLVAGTSTGSILASAIAIGLPLEEIIELYKTEGSNIFKLRQFGRGGLFKSRYDNGYLKKLLEKKFKDITLFDKKLKTKLLIPTTDISNGDVHIIKSYYLKEFKRDKERKIRDVILASCSAPLYFNPIQLEKVLLADGGLWANNPSLVAITEGVGKIKKTKTNKNISFKNTRLLSIGTGIGCQYYNTKDAINDKWGFLSNWNTSKLIDTILNLQSINVDNTVSFLLPKENYLRINFESDNNLSLDSMDIIPELEAKASKYFSKNIDNISKLISLEN; encoded by the coding sequence ATGGATAATAATTTTAGAGTTTTGGCTATTGATGGTGGAGGTATTAGAGGTATCTTTTCTGCAATTATATTAAAAGAAATAGAAGATAAATTTAAAATTAAGATATATGAACATTTTGATTTGGTTGCGGGAACAAGTACTGGATCTATTTTGGCTTCTGCAATTGCTATTGGTTTACCTCTAGAAGAAATTATAGAACTCTATAAAACTGAGGGTTCAAATATTTTTAAATTACGGCAATTCGGACGAGGTGGATTATTTAAAAGTAGATATGATAATGGATATTTAAAGAAATTATTAGAAAAAAAATTTAAAGATATAACATTATTTGATAAAAAATTAAAAACTAAATTACTAATTCCCACAACAGATATTTCTAATGGCGATGTTCATATAATTAAATCGTATTATTTAAAGGAATTTAAAAGAGATAAAGAACGTAAAATAAGGGATGTTATTCTTGCCTCATGTTCTGCACCACTTTATTTTAATCCAATTCAACTTGAAAAAGTTTTATTAGCAGATGGTGGGTTGTGGGCAAATAATCCATCATTAGTTGCTATTACTGAAGGAGTAGGTAAAATAAAGAAAACAAAAACTAATAAAAATATATCTTTTAAAAATACAAGGTTATTGTCTATTGGAACAGGAATAGGATGTCAATATTACAATACAAAAGATGCTATAAATGATAAGTGGGGTTTTCTTTCTAATTGGAATACAAGTAAATTAATTGACACAATTTTAAATTTACAATCGATTAATGTTGATAACACTGTAAGCTTTCTATTACCTAAAGAAAATTATTTGAGAATTAATTTTGAATCAGATAATAATTTATCATTGGATAGTATGGATATAATACCCGAACTAGAAGCAAAAGCAAGTAAATATTTTTCAAAAAATATTGATAATATTAGTAAATTAATTTCATTAGAAAATTAA
- a CDS encoding 2'-5' RNA ligase family protein: protein MKIKKMLLLNILDDKIKEFINNTCERYDLKKPSLLPHITLRGPFLYNKRKPSKNIIIKLNTFIEDIKNNKQELKIKGIGMFCDNDIYVIYLNVIPTNILKSLSYKKDYSFAKYGFNPHITIFSTKDKKKALQIKSTLEFKNLEFSCKKVEWGIHELKSIEKNMFNISNFS, encoded by the coding sequence ATGAAAATAAAAAAAATGCTTTTATTAAATATTTTAGATGATAAAATTAAAGAATTTATAAATAATACATGTGAAAGATATGATTTAAAAAAGCCATCACTTCTCCCTCATATTACACTTAGGGGTCCATTTCTTTATAATAAAAGAAAACCATCCAAGAATATAATAATTAAATTAAATACTTTTATAGAAGATATTAAAAATAATAAGCAGGAATTAAAAATAAAAGGAATTGGAATGTTTTGTGATAATGATATCTATGTTATATATCTAAATGTTATTCCAACTAATATTTTAAAAAGTTTAAGTTATAAAAAAGATTATTCATTCGCGAAATATGGCTTTAACCCACATATTACAATTTTTTCTACAAAAGATAAAAAAAAAGCATTACAAATAAAAAGTACACTAGAATTTAAAAACTTAGAATTTTCATGTAAAAAAGTTGAATGGGGTATACATGAATTAAAAAGTATTGAAAAGAATATGTTTAATATTTCAAATTTTTCGTAA
- a CDS encoding ribbon-helix-helix domain-containing protein: MSEKTNKNTTIRFRVSEEESKQIDKLCELFQMSKSELIRCIILGDISNSNFLLEMGNLPIIRQWAYIKDKIGLTDNILENEIQNIKKILG; this comes from the coding sequence ATGTCAGAAAAAACAAATAAAAATACAACTATAAGATTTAGAGTGAGTGAAGAAGAATCAAAACAGATTGATAAATTATGTGAATTATTTCAAATGTCAAAATCTGAATTAATTAGATGCATTATTCTAGGAGATATTAGTAATTCTAACTTTTTATTAGAAATGGGTAACTTACCAATTATTAGACAATGGGCATATATAAAGGATAAAATAGGATTAACGGATAATATTTTAGAAAATGAGATACAAAATATTAAAAAAATACTAGGTTAG